Proteins found in one Deltaproteobacteria bacterium IMCC39524 genomic segment:
- a CDS encoding MFS transporter — MNQAVTSPFQIPNVRLFIIFRVLFNARFYYPVFSILFLDFGLTLSQFAILNAVWAATIVLCEVPSGALADSFGRRNLLVFAGSLMVVEIALWAFVPRGNLDLLFWAFVVNRILSGMAEAAASGADEALAYDSLQQQGDSADWGRVLERQIQIQSAGFVIAMTLGGLLYDPVLLQRLISLAGLSWQITADTTLRLPIYFTLGTALLTLLTTLRMREVTTAGLAPGSSKETTRQAFRLVWQASRWIFRTPFVLMLLLCGLLGDSVIRMLLTMASQYYRLIEIPEALFGVFGSLLAMGGFVMPALARRLTERRTPLFNLLFTATLILLGLSGMCFVWPWVGLLPALLLFSCMYLMGFFLSHYLNQATSSDQRATVLSFKGLFLNLGYGGIGLLYALLLAFLREQTIQSQPGLLEAALKNQVFINSLPWFVGYFTLLLLLLLLVMRVTLRQSGAGRT; from the coding sequence TTCAACGCGCGTTTCTATTACCCGGTCTTCTCGATCCTGTTCCTCGATTTTGGTCTCACCCTTTCCCAATTTGCTATTTTGAATGCGGTGTGGGCGGCAACCATCGTGCTTTGCGAGGTCCCCTCAGGGGCCCTGGCCGACAGCTTCGGTCGCCGCAATCTGCTTGTCTTTGCCGGCAGCCTGATGGTGGTCGAGATCGCCCTCTGGGCCTTCGTGCCGCGCGGCAATCTGGATCTCTTGTTCTGGGCTTTTGTCGTCAACCGGATTCTCAGCGGCATGGCAGAGGCAGCGGCCAGCGGCGCCGACGAAGCCCTGGCCTACGACAGTTTGCAACAACAGGGTGACAGTGCCGATTGGGGTCGGGTGCTGGAACGACAGATCCAGATTCAATCGGCCGGCTTCGTCATCGCCATGACCCTCGGCGGCTTGCTTTACGACCCGGTTTTGCTGCAGCGACTCATCAGCCTGGCTGGGCTTTCCTGGCAGATCACCGCCGACACCACGCTGCGGCTGCCGATCTACTTCACCCTCGGCACCGCGCTGTTGACCTTGTTGACGACCTTGAGGATGCGAGAAGTGACAACGGCAGGGCTCGCTCCAGGCAGCAGTAAAGAGACAACCAGGCAGGCCTTCCGGCTGGTCTGGCAGGCAAGCCGCTGGATTTTTCGCACCCCGTTTGTGCTGATGTTGCTGCTGTGTGGTCTGCTTGGAGACAGCGTGATCCGCATGCTGCTGACCATGGCGAGCCAGTATTACCGACTGATCGAGATCCCCGAAGCCTTGTTTGGAGTGTTCGGCTCGCTTCTGGCGATGGGCGGTTTTGTCATGCCGGCGCTGGCGCGAAGACTGACGGAACGACGCACGCCTCTCTTTAACCTGCTCTTCACCGCAACCTTGATTCTGCTCGGTCTGAGCGGAATGTGTTTCGTCTGGCCCTGGGTCGGGCTGCTGCCGGCGCTGCTGCTCTTCAGCTGCATGTATCTGATGGGGTTTTTCCTCAGTCATTACCTGAACCAGGCCACCAGCTCGGATCAGCGCGCTACGGTCTTAAGCTTCAAGGGTCTGTTCCTCAACCTGGGCTACGGTGGCATAGGTCTGCTCTATGCGCTGCTGCTTGCCTTTCTACGCGAGCAGACGATCCAGTCCCAACCGGGGCTGCTTGAAGCAGCACTGAAAAACCAGGTCTTTATCAACTCCCTGCCCTGGTTTGTTGGTTACTTTACACTCTTGTTGCTCCTGCTCTTGTTGGTCATGAGGGTGACGTTGCGTCAATCCGGAGCAGGAAGAACTTGA
- the umuC gene encoding translesion error-prone DNA polymerase V subunit UmuC, which yields MSTTFALVDCNNFYASCERLFRPDLKNTPLVVLSNNDGCIVARSQEVKALGIKMGTPLFKAKDEIERHGIQVFSSNYTLYGDISARVMQTLEQFSPHVEVYSIDEAFLDVSGIRALSDHGQLIRSIVMQHVGVPVCVGIAPTKTLSKLANNAAKKFKATRGVVDLTDPERQKRLMQITPVSEVWGVGRKLTESLQKIGVDTALRLAQMEPRYARQRHSVVLERTISELNGESCLELDEAWQPRQQIICSRSFGEKLTQYSDLKESVCEFAARAAEKLRRDKQLAMMVNVFIRTSPFDKTGPGYSNTATGTLTQSSSDTRKILDLAIRLFDMVWRDGYRYAKAGVMLGDFCSPNDIQLSLFDSQKGRSENEALMKVIDTINHGGQGNIWFGGQRPKKDWFMRQANVSPAYTTRWSCLPKVT from the coding sequence ATGAGCACCACCTTTGCCCTGGTCGATTGCAATAATTTCTATGCAAGCTGCGAACGCTTGTTTCGTCCAGACTTGAAAAATACCCCGCTAGTGGTTCTCTCCAATAACGATGGCTGTATCGTTGCGCGCAGTCAGGAGGTCAAGGCCCTTGGCATCAAGATGGGCACGCCTCTTTTCAAAGCGAAAGACGAGATCGAGAGGCATGGCATTCAGGTTTTTTCCTCCAACTACACCCTCTACGGCGACATCTCTGCCCGGGTCATGCAAACGCTGGAGCAATTCAGCCCCCATGTCGAAGTCTACTCTATCGATGAAGCCTTCCTGGATGTCTCCGGCATCCGTGCCTTGAGCGATCATGGCCAATTAATCCGCTCCATTGTCATGCAACATGTCGGCGTCCCTGTTTGTGTCGGTATCGCACCAACCAAAACACTCTCCAAGCTGGCTAATAATGCGGCCAAGAAGTTCAAGGCAACCCGGGGTGTTGTTGATCTCACCGACCCGGAGCGCCAAAAACGCCTTATGCAGATTACGCCGGTCTCCGAGGTCTGGGGCGTTGGTCGTAAACTGACCGAAAGTCTGCAAAAGATCGGCGTTGACACGGCCTTGCGTTTGGCCCAGATGGAGCCTCGTTATGCCCGACAACGCCACTCTGTGGTCCTGGAGAGGACCATTAGCGAATTGAACGGAGAAAGCTGCCTGGAACTCGATGAGGCATGGCAGCCAAGGCAACAGATCATCTGTTCTCGATCGTTCGGTGAAAAGTTGACGCAATACTCTGATCTGAAAGAGTCCGTCTGTGAGTTTGCTGCAAGGGCGGCCGAAAAGCTGCGTCGAGATAAGCAACTGGCTATGATGGTGAACGTTTTTATCCGCACCAGCCCCTTCGATAAGACGGGGCCTGGTTACTCCAACACGGCGACGGGTACACTTACCCAGTCAAGCTCCGATACGCGAAAGATCCTGGATCTGGCCATCCGACTGTTCGATATGGTTTGGCGAGACGGCTATCGCTATGCCAAAGCAGGGGTGATGTTGGGGGACTTCTGTTCGCCGAACGATATTCAGCTCAGCCTCTTCGACAGTCAAAAAGGCCGTTCAGAGAATGAGGCCTTAATGAAGGTGATCGACACCATTAACCACGGTGGCCAGGGCAACATATGGTTTGGCGGACAACGGCCGAAAAAGGATTGGTTTATGAGGCAGGCGAATGTTTCACCTGCATATACAACACGTTGGAGCTGTCTTCCTAAGGTAACATGA
- the umuD gene encoding translesion error-prone DNA polymerase V autoproteolytic subunit, producing MVANIGESGEFTQLGIPLFSDAVAAGFPSPATDYCERKLDLNELCIQKPAATYFVRAQGDSMIDAGIFPGDVLVIDRSIDASHGDIVIAAVNGELTVKLLETKPQTRLVPMNSQHAPIVIPEGADLEIFGVATNVIHSLRKP from the coding sequence ATGGTTGCAAATATCGGTGAGAGTGGTGAATTTACGCAGCTCGGCATTCCCCTGTTTTCAGATGCCGTAGCGGCGGGCTTTCCCAGCCCGGCAACAGATTATTGTGAACGCAAGCTGGATCTTAACGAACTCTGTATTCAAAAACCGGCTGCGACCTATTTTGTGCGTGCACAGGGCGATTCCATGATTGACGCGGGCATCTTCCCCGGTGATGTTCTGGTCATAGACCGGTCGATCGACGCGTCACATGGAGATATCGTGATCGCTGCTGTGAACGGTGAGCTAACAGTTAAGCTGTTGGAGACGAAGCCTCAAACCAGGCTCGTCCCCATGAACAGTCAGCATGCACCGATCGTTATTCCCGAGGGCGCAGATCTGGAAATCTTTGGTGTCGCTACAAATGTGATCCATAGCCTTCGTAAGCCATGA
- a CDS encoding PAS domain-containing sensor histidine kinase: MQTKPKSSALTNQNQERLDKCKRSSITTLQLELFNEGVVSRSLLDAVPNPLLIINEKWQVVYANPAVRELIDKDGGKPLLGLSEGEAFHCVHARHNLQDAGKHECCRICVVAKVLSLSLKGKASSEDCRLNCELTGTASNLDLRVWATPLEFHGERFSILSLVDISDKYKREMLENICFHDLLNTLSSIKGFLSIMKDGDFEDQDEICALLERTTQNSIDEIIAMRMLEQATHDELEVKAEPLETLDFMEVMLKTVQRHQAAEGKKIQLSESNSRDFNADPLLLRRVLSNMLINALEATPDGGTVTLGCKADHAVLRFWVHNDQLISNKVRKQIFKRSVSDKGHGRGNGTYSIKHLSELLGGDASFTSTDSDGTVFSLLLRLDDQDTGA; encoded by the coding sequence ATGCAAACAAAACCAAAATCCTCTGCCCTGACCAATCAGAACCAGGAGCGTCTCGATAAATGCAAGCGCTCATCAATCACCACCTTGCAGCTCGAGCTCTTCAACGAAGGCGTTGTTTCACGCAGCCTCCTCGATGCCGTGCCCAACCCGCTGCTGATCATAAACGAAAAATGGCAGGTTGTTTATGCCAATCCAGCAGTACGTGAACTCATCGACAAGGACGGAGGAAAACCTTTGCTGGGCCTTTCCGAGGGCGAGGCGTTTCACTGTGTACATGCGCGGCACAACCTTCAGGATGCCGGCAAACATGAGTGCTGTCGTATCTGTGTCGTTGCCAAGGTGCTTTCACTTTCCCTTAAAGGCAAAGCCTCGAGTGAAGACTGTCGCCTCAACTGTGAACTCACCGGCACAGCATCGAATCTCGATCTGCGTGTCTGGGCAACGCCGCTGGAGTTCCATGGAGAAAGGTTTTCCATTCTCAGTCTGGTTGATATCAGCGACAAGTATAAACGCGAGATGCTTGAAAACATCTGTTTCCATGACCTGCTCAACACCCTCTCAAGCATCAAGGGCTTCCTCAGCATCATGAAAGATGGGGATTTCGAAGACCAGGATGAGATCTGCGCACTGCTTGAAAGAACCACCCAGAATTCGATCGACGAGATCATCGCCATGCGCATGCTCGAGCAAGCCACCCACGATGAACTCGAAGTCAAAGCAGAACCACTCGAGACCTTGGATTTTATGGAAGTCATGCTCAAGACAGTGCAACGGCATCAAGCTGCCGAAGGGAAAAAGATCCAATTGTCCGAATCCAATTCCAGAGACTTTAACGCCGACCCCCTGCTGTTGCGCAGGGTCCTCAGCAATATGCTGATCAATGCTCTCGAAGCAACTCCCGACGGCGGCACTGTCACGCTCGGCTGCAAGGCAGACCATGCTGTCTTGCGCTTCTGGGTACACAACGACCAGCTCATCAGCAACAAGGTTCGCAAGCAGATTTTCAAACGGTCGGTTTCGGACAAGGGACATGGCCGGGGCAACGGGACCTATAGCATCAAACATTTAAGCGAGTTGCTGGGTGGGGATGCGTCCTTCACCAGTACTGATAGTGACGGTACGGTTTTTTCTTTGTTGTTGAGGTTGGATGATCAAGATACAGGTGCGTAA
- a CDS encoding cyclic nucleotide-binding domain-containing protein, with product MSNTTALFAEGLFKGLAPDETTAFLRQCQEKTYKDGTRLFMEQSEAKKLYLILSGGISLHFEMPQRENADTTIASLKPGSTVGWSMIVPPYQYRLSGYCNGETRLLEIDRETLEKLFETNYHLAYIFMRNIAALTAQRLNQVQDKLAIVLANEAATGW from the coding sequence ATGAGTAATACCACGGCATTGTTTGCAGAGGGTCTCTTTAAAGGTTTGGCTCCAGACGAAACAACAGCTTTTTTGCGCCAGTGTCAGGAGAAAACCTACAAAGATGGCACCCGGTTGTTCATGGAGCAGTCAGAGGCCAAAAAGCTTTACCTGATCTTAAGCGGAGGGATCAGCCTCCACTTTGAGATGCCGCAGAGGGAGAACGCCGACACGACCATCGCGTCACTCAAACCCGGGTCAACCGTCGGTTGGTCGATGATTGTGCCGCCATATCAGTACCGGCTCTCCGGCTATTGCAACGGCGAAACCAGACTGCTTGAAATCGACCGGGAAACTCTCGAGAAGCTCTTCGAAACCAACTACCACCTGGCCTATATCTTCATGCGCAACATCGCTGCACTCACAGCTCAACGCTTGAACCAGGTTCAGGACAAATTGGCCATTGTCCTTGCCAACGAAGCGGCCACGGGCTGGTAG
- a CDS encoding nodulation protein NfeD, whose amino-acid sequence MLKPVYLSSLVILVLLSTGLLLKAEEITVPGTIRVVRVAGVINPVLADFISVELDEANNGSAQAFLIELDTPGGLDSSMRVIIQKILASKIPVIVYVYPSGARAASAGALITLASDFAAMAPGTNIGAAHPVSIGVGGTGDSEQGKTVMEKVVNDAVAYARSLAEQRGRNRDWAEQIVRDSISTAAQEALQLKAIDLIATNEQELLKKLNDRTYLRNGQARKLVTRGAVLSYAEMTWRQEIFNTLSDPNVAYMLLMLGILGIFFEISQPGVILPGAIGSLALLLAFLGFQTLPVNYIGVLLILLAIILFILEIKVVSYGMLTVGGLIALTFGSLILVDSPEPYLQISRSVIAATVLTCASVISLVLFFVVRVQKTRFVSGLEGMIGERGQAVTALNPRGRVYVHGEYWDAHADERIASGSEIEIVRSEANLRLLVRAVQDNSTDSTAKEKDYDSD is encoded by the coding sequence ATGCTAAAGCCTGTCTACCTCAGCAGCCTGGTGATCCTGGTGCTGTTAAGCACAGGATTACTGCTCAAGGCCGAAGAAATCACTGTCCCTGGGACTATCAGAGTGGTGCGTGTCGCCGGGGTCATCAACCCGGTACTGGCCGACTTCATCAGTGTCGAACTGGATGAAGCCAATAATGGCAGCGCGCAGGCCTTTCTGATTGAACTCGACACGCCAGGCGGGCTCGACAGTTCGATGCGCGTCATTATCCAGAAGATCCTCGCTTCTAAAATTCCGGTCATCGTTTACGTTTACCCTTCGGGAGCCCGGGCAGCCTCAGCCGGGGCCCTGATCACCCTTGCCTCGGACTTTGCGGCAATGGCTCCCGGCACCAATATCGGAGCGGCTCATCCGGTATCGATAGGCGTTGGTGGAACCGGTGACAGCGAACAGGGCAAGACCGTGATGGAAAAGGTGGTAAACGATGCGGTCGCCTACGCTCGAAGTCTCGCAGAGCAACGAGGTAGAAATCGTGATTGGGCCGAGCAGATCGTACGCGATTCAATCTCAACCGCGGCTCAAGAGGCGCTTCAACTCAAGGCGATCGACCTGATCGCAACAAATGAACAAGAACTCCTTAAAAAACTCAACGACAGAACTTATCTGCGCAACGGCCAGGCCCGGAAACTGGTCACCCGTGGAGCAGTGCTCAGCTACGCTGAGATGACCTGGCGACAGGAAATATTCAACACCTTGAGCGACCCGAATGTTGCTTACATGCTTCTGATGCTCGGCATCCTCGGTATCTTCTTCGAAATCTCCCAGCCGGGCGTAATTTTACCCGGAGCCATCGGCTCCCTCGCACTGCTGCTCGCCTTTCTCGGTTTCCAGACCCTTCCGGTTAACTATATTGGCGTTCTGCTGATTCTGCTCGCCATCATCCTCTTTATCCTCGAGATCAAGGTGGTCTCCTACGGCATGCTCACAGTCGGCGGCCTGATCGCGCTGACCTTCGGCTCACTGATCCTGGTCGACAGCCCTGAGCCTTACCTGCAGATCTCACGTTCGGTCATCGCTGCAACAGTGTTGACCTGTGCCAGTGTCATCAGCCTGGTCCTCTTTTTCGTCGTACGCGTGCAGAAGACCCGTTTCGTCTCCGGACTCGAAGGAATGATCGGAGAACGCGGCCAGGCGGTCACGGCGTTGAATCCACGCGGTCGGGTCTATGTGCATGGTGAATATTGGGACGCCCATGCCGATGAACGGATCGCTTCCGGCAGCGAAATCGAAATCGTACGCAGCGAAGCCAACCTGAGACTGCTGGTCCGTGCTGTCCAAGACAACTCCACAGACTCTACGGCAAAGGAGAAAGACTATGATTCCGACTGA
- a CDS encoding slipin family protein: protein MIPTDLIGWAIILVFIISIISSAVRVLFEYQRGVVFRLGRFAMVKGPGLRFVIPVIDKIIKVSLRTVAMDVPPQDVITKDNVSVKVNAVLYFRVVEPEKALIEVEDYLYATSQLAQTSLRSVLGQCELDELLSHRDRINLQLQEILDRQTDPWGVKISNVEIKHVDLPQEMQRAMARQAEAERERRAKVIHAEGEFQASQKLADAAGVISKESGALQLRFLQTLTEIATEKNSTIIFPVPLDLLKPFLDMEKKG, encoded by the coding sequence ATGATTCCGACTGATCTGATTGGCTGGGCGATTATCCTGGTGTTTATCATCAGCATTATCAGCAGTGCCGTGCGCGTTCTCTTCGAATACCAGCGCGGTGTCGTGTTCCGTCTTGGTCGTTTCGCCATGGTCAAGGGCCCGGGATTACGCTTTGTCATTCCTGTGATCGACAAAATCATCAAAGTCAGCCTGCGTACCGTAGCCATGGATGTTCCGCCGCAGGATGTAATCACCAAGGACAACGTCTCGGTCAAGGTCAACGCGGTCCTTTACTTTCGTGTTGTGGAGCCCGAAAAAGCTTTGATCGAGGTCGAAGACTACCTCTATGCCACCAGCCAACTGGCCCAGACCTCTTTGCGCAGCGTGCTGGGCCAGTGCGAACTCGACGAGCTGCTCTCACACCGCGACCGCATTAACCTGCAGTTGCAGGAAATCCTTGACCGCCAGACAGATCCCTGGGGGGTGAAGATCTCCAACGTTGAGATCAAGCACGTTGACCTGCCGCAGGAGATGCAGCGCGCCATGGCCCGCCAGGCCGAGGCCGAGCGTGAGCGACGGGCCAAAGTCATCCACGCTGAAGGTGAATTCCAAGCCTCACAGAAACTTGCCGACGCCGCCGGGGTGATCTCCAAAGAGAGCGGTGCTCTGCAACTGCGCTTCTTGCAAACACTGACCGAGATCGCCACCGAGAAAAATTCAACGATCATCTTCCCGGTACCGCTCGACTTGCTTAAACCGTTTCTGGATATGGAGAAAAAAGGTTAA
- a CDS encoding glycogen/starch/alpha-glucan phosphorylase yields the protein MDAKTLQHKFDASLTDLPSLGMDVHSMVEDFRRYYTHTLGRDRHSRSSHYAYQALVLSLRDRLMERWKNTRYAYEAADSSHAYYLSLEFLMGRTLGNAALNIGLDETAELAMRCLGLELEELAENEHDAGLGNGGLGRLAACFLDSCATLQLPVTGYGIRYEYGMFRQLINGGEQVEEPDHWLREGNPWELERPEYTQRVRFEGRTEWARTNGSSRPRWVETHDVLAVPYDVPIPGYHNGTVNTLRLWKACSTDEFDLGEFNAGLYPESVAAKNSAELITLVLYPNDSSESGKELRLRQQYFLASASLQDILARWVGTHGEDFTDFAEKNRFQLNDTHPSCAVPELMRLLMDEHGLVWEDAWKITSATMAYTNHTLLPEALERWPVATFARLLPRLLDIIFEINAAFLAKVARRWPGDAERQRRMSIIEEGKEPQVRMAYLAIVASFSVNGVAALHSQLLIEGLFKDFYALWPEKFNNKTNGVTPRRWLSLCNPDLSQLITETIGDDWTSNLSRLTRLAQFINEENFCNRWREVKQENKRRLAKMVETECGVTFNLEAIFDVQVKRIHEYKRQLLNVLHVIHLYDRLKRGDDSNWTPRCVLIGGKAAPGYYMAKRIIKLINNVAAVINNDAVTSDRLRLAFLPNYRVTTMEIITPGADLSEQVSTAGKEASGTGNMKFMMNGALTIGTLDGANIEIREEVGAENFFLFGLSAEEVDELRGHFDPAAIIAADEDLHRVVQLIKSGHFNQFEPGIFDPILHAITSPDDPWMTTVDFRSYIDAQKQVSEAYKDQKQWTRMSILNTAASGRFSSDRTIAEYNQEIWKLKSLPPVAGD from the coding sequence ATGGACGCTAAGACGTTACAACACAAATTCGACGCAAGCCTGACTGACCTACCCTCTCTCGGCATGGACGTGCATAGCATGGTGGAGGATTTTCGTCGCTACTATACCCACACCCTGGGCCGTGACCGCCACTCGCGGTCGTCACACTACGCCTACCAAGCCTTGGTGTTGAGCCTACGAGACCGGCTGATGGAGCGCTGGAAGAACACCCGCTACGCCTACGAAGCCGCTGATTCCAGCCATGCCTACTACCTGTCATTGGAATTCCTGATGGGACGCACCCTGGGTAATGCCGCCCTGAACATCGGGCTCGATGAAACGGCAGAGTTGGCCATGCGCTGCCTGGGATTAGAGCTGGAGGAACTGGCCGAGAACGAACACGATGCCGGGCTTGGCAACGGTGGCCTGGGCCGTCTGGCAGCCTGTTTCCTCGACAGCTGCGCCACTTTGCAGCTGCCGGTCACAGGCTACGGCATCCGCTACGAGTACGGCATGTTCCGCCAGCTGATCAACGGTGGTGAGCAGGTTGAAGAACCCGACCACTGGTTGCGCGAGGGCAACCCCTGGGAGTTGGAGCGGCCCGAGTATACCCAGCGAGTGCGCTTTGAAGGACGCACGGAGTGGGCACGTACCAACGGCAGCAGTCGGCCGCGCTGGGTGGAGACCCATGATGTGCTGGCGGTTCCCTACGACGTGCCGATCCCGGGTTACCACAACGGCACCGTTAACACCTTAAGGCTCTGGAAAGCCTGTTCAACAGACGAATTCGACCTCGGTGAGTTCAACGCCGGCCTCTATCCCGAATCGGTGGCGGCAAAAAACTCGGCCGAACTGATTACCCTGGTCCTTTATCCCAACGACTCCAGTGAGAGCGGCAAGGAGCTGCGCCTGCGCCAGCAGTATTTTCTCGCCTCGGCCAGTCTGCAGGACATCCTCGCCCGCTGGGTCGGCACTCACGGAGAAGACTTTACCGACTTTGCCGAGAAGAACCGCTTCCAGCTCAACGACACCCATCCGAGTTGCGCTGTGCCCGAACTGATGCGCCTGCTCATGGACGAGCATGGACTGGTGTGGGAGGACGCCTGGAAGATCACCAGCGCCACCATGGCCTACACCAACCACACCTTGTTGCCCGAAGCCCTTGAGCGCTGGCCTGTGGCGACTTTCGCCCGGCTGCTGCCGCGTTTGCTTGACATCATCTTTGAAATCAACGCTGCCTTCCTGGCCAAGGTTGCCCGGCGCTGGCCCGGTGACGCCGAAAGGCAACGCCGCATGTCGATCATAGAGGAAGGCAAAGAACCACAGGTGCGCATGGCCTACCTCGCCATCGTTGCCAGCTTCTCCGTTAACGGTGTCGCAGCCCTCCACTCACAGCTGCTCATAGAAGGCCTGTTTAAGGACTTTTACGCGCTCTGGCCGGAGAAGTTCAACAACAAGACCAACGGCGTTACCCCACGTCGCTGGCTCTCCCTATGCAACCCGGACCTCTCCCAACTGATCACGGAGACGATTGGTGATGACTGGACCTCCAACCTCTCCCGACTGACCCGCCTGGCTCAGTTCATTAACGAAGAGAATTTCTGTAACCGCTGGCGGGAGGTGAAGCAGGAGAACAAGCGGCGACTGGCGAAGATGGTCGAGACCGAATGCGGCGTCACCTTCAACCTTGAGGCGATTTTTGATGTACAGGTCAAGCGTATTCATGAGTACAAGCGTCAATTACTCAACGTCCTGCACGTCATTCACCTCTATGACCGTCTTAAGCGGGGAGATGACAGCAACTGGACACCCCGCTGCGTTCTCATAGGTGGTAAGGCTGCACCCGGCTACTATATGGCCAAGCGCATTATCAAGCTGATCAACAACGTCGCTGCCGTAATCAACAACGATGCGGTCACCAGCGACCGGTTGCGACTTGCCTTTCTGCCCAACTACCGGGTGACAACCATGGAGATCATCACCCCGGGAGCTGACCTCTCGGAGCAGGTTTCCACCGCCGGCAAAGAGGCCTCCGGAACCGGCAACATGAAGTTCATGATGAACGGCGCTTTAACTATCGGCACCCTTGACGGCGCCAACATCGAGATTCGTGAGGAGGTGGGAGCGGAGAACTTCTTCCTCTTCGGTCTCTCAGCAGAAGAAGTAGACGAGCTGCGTGGTCATTTTGACCCCGCGGCAATCATCGCAGCCGACGAAGATCTGCACCGGGTGGTACAACTGATCAAGAGTGGTCACTTTAACCAATTCGAGCCCGGCATCTTCGACCCGATTCTGCATGCAATCACCAGCCCGGACGACCCGTGGATGACAACAGTCGACTTCCGCAGCTACATCGATGCGCAGAAACAGGTCTCGGAGGCCTATAAAGACCAGAAACAATGGACCCGCATGAGCATCCTCAACACTGCCGCCAGCGGCCGGTTTTCCTCGGACCGCACGATTGCCGAGTATAATCAGGAGATCTGGAAACTGAAATCGCTGCCGCCAGTCGCAGGAGATTAA
- a CDS encoding intradiol ring-cleavage dioxygenase, translating into MISFEQLFIKIPILLLIISLVTLCLAPLSAAEQPFACAPTLEDEMGPFYKPGAPYRHSVGTGYLLFGTVKSAVDCKPVSAAMIELWMTGPEGQYGDEWWATLFSAKNGTYYFTSHAATEFGSRRPHIHIRVSAEGFKPMVTQHYPVKNAGEGQFDLVLIPLTGLE; encoded by the coding sequence ATGATCTCCTTTGAACAACTCTTCATAAAGATCCCCATCCTCCTCCTCATCATATCCCTTGTCACCCTTTGCTTGGCACCTTTGTCTGCTGCAGAACAACCCTTTGCATGCGCTCCGACTCTGGAAGATGAAATGGGCCCCTTCTATAAGCCTGGAGCGCCTTATCGTCATAGCGTCGGTACGGGCTACCTGTTGTTTGGTACGGTCAAGTCGGCAGTGGATTGCAAGCCGGTCTCCGCTGCGATGATTGAACTCTGGATGACTGGACCGGAAGGTCAGTATGGAGATGAATGGTGGGCCACTCTCTTTAGCGCCAAGAACGGCACTTACTATTTTACGAGTCATGCCGCAACCGAGTTTGGCAGTCGCCGCCCGCATATTCATATCAGGGTGTCAGCCGAAGGCTTTAAGCCGATGGTGACACAGCATTATCCTGTTAAAAATGCAGGGGAGGGGCAATTCGATCTGGTACTGATACCACTGACTGGGCTCGAGTAG
- a CDS encoding 4a-hydroxytetrahydrobiopterin dehydratase encodes MASLSVKHCEVCRLGAPLATRQEIAEYMSQLAGWQMLEVAGVNHLQKVYSFKNFAQALKFTNQVGAIAEAENHHPAILTEWGKVTVTWWTHKIAGLHANDFIMAAKTDDLL; translated from the coding sequence ATGGCTTCTTTATCTGTTAAACACTGTGAAGTCTGCAGGTTAGGTGCCCCTCTGGCGACCCGGCAGGAGATCGCCGAATATATGTCTCAACTCGCTGGCTGGCAAATGCTTGAGGTTGCCGGTGTTAATCATTTACAAAAAGTCTATAGCTTTAAAAACTTCGCACAGGCGCTAAAGTTTACCAACCAGGTCGGAGCAATCGCCGAAGCAGAAAATCATCACCCGGCCATACTGACAGAGTGGGGCAAGGTGACCGTGACCTGGTGGACTCACAAGATCGCCGGGTTACATGCCAATGACTTTATCATGGCGGCAAAAACTGATGATCTCCTTTGA
- a CDS encoding phage holin family protein — MRGLLLRWLILTLAIMTAAYLFPGIHVSGFGSALFAALVLGILNAFFRPILFILTLPINVLSLGLFTFVINAVLLLMTSGVIGGLVVDGFASALFGSLIISLVSLLLSSFVSDRGRVESLDIELQRRRGNHWE, encoded by the coding sequence ATGAGAGGTCTTTTGCTTAGATGGCTTATTCTCACCTTGGCCATTATGACAGCCGCCTATCTGTTCCCCGGAATTCATGTCAGCGGTTTCGGTTCCGCGCTCTTTGCCGCTCTAGTGCTGGGGATTCTGAATGCGTTTTTCCGACCGATTCTGTTCATCCTGACTCTACCGATTAATGTGTTATCCCTGGGTCTCTTCACGTTTGTGATTAATGCTGTGTTGCTGTTGATGACTTCGGGCGTTATTGGCGGTCTCGTGGTGGACGGATTTGCTTCCGCCCTGTTCGGTTCCCTGATCATCAGCCTGGTCAGCTTGCTGCTCAGTTCGTTTGTCAGCGATCGGGGCCGAGTCGAATCACTCGATATCGAACTGCAGCGACGCCGTGGCAATCACTGGGAGTAG